CTTCATATGTTAATTATTTAAATATTTGTCGATGTTAACTTTTAAATTTATAAAGCTTTTTTTTAATAAATCATATTATCTAATAATGATTAATTTTTACTATCTTGAACCAATGAAAACAAATTTTAAACTATATAGTTTATTTTAAAAATTAAACAAAAACTAAATGTTTAATTATTTACTCGATAATATAAATCTATGAAGCGAAAAGTTTAATTTCTTAAAAACTTTCTAATTTTGTGAAATGTTACAATATCTTTGAATATGACAACAAAACAATATTTTACCAATTTTTATATATATTGTTACGATTTTAATAACGAAATAATAATATGAAAATATATATATAGAAGAAGATACAAATACATGTGAAAGTTTGAAACAATCTATTCAATGAAAAATATACCGTAAATTTGTTATGTTTTAAAAATTGATAGACACATATATATTATAATATATATCAATTTAGAATTAAAAACAAAATATTTATATAAAAATAAATGAAAATAAAAATCAGCGCGGTTGCACGGATCGAGATCTAGGTTAAGTTTAAAACTTCTATAAAATAAGAGACTAATAACAAAAAGCATCACTTAAATTTAATACACGTTATGGAGACTACCACGTCACATTTGAAGCACCTTCCAGGCTGTCGAAGACCACTATCTTCCATTCAAATCTCTCCACGTGGCATTTTCGGACAGTGACATCTATGCTACAACAGCTGCCTCACTCGTCTACATTGGTATAAATACCTCCGTATCACACTTCATTCTATAAACCTCAAACAAAACCTCTGTTCTCTCTCTTACAATATCCAACTTCTCAATGGCTTATAATTACCGTTTTGCCTTTTTCCTCACCGTCCTCACCGCCCTCGCCGGTATCTCCTCCGCCGCGTTGGTCAAGGAGCAGCCGCTTGTTCTGAAATACCACAACGGCGCTCTCTTGAAAGGAAACATCAACGTCAATCTTGTTTGGTACGGGAAGTTCACTCCCACCCAACGGTCCGTGATCGTCGACTTCATCCGCTCGCTCAACTCCAAAGAAGCCGCAACCTCCGCCGCTCCCTCCGTCGCGTCGTGGTGGAAGACGACGGAGAAATACAAAGGCGGAGCTTCGACTCTCGTCGTCGGGAAACAGCTCCTCCTCGAGAACTACCCCCTCGGAAAATCTCTCAAGAATCCTAACCTCCGTGCTCTATCCACCAAACTTAACGGCGGTCTCCGTTCGATAACCGTCGTTTTAACGGCGAAAGACGTTTCCGTCGAGGGGTTCTGTATGAACCGGTGCGGGTCCCACGGATCGTCCGTCTCGACTTCGCGCCGCGCGGCTAACGGCGCGGCTTACGTCTGGGTCGGAAACGCCGAGACGATGTGTCCGGGATACTGCGCGTGGCCGTTTCACCAGCCCATTTACGGCCCACAAGGGCCGCCGTTAGTTTCCCCCAACGGTGACGTCGGAGTTGACGGGATGATTATAAACCTTGCTACGCTTCTAGCTAACACCGTCACGAATCCGTTTAAGAACGGGTATTACCAGGGCCCACCAACTGCTCCACTTGAAGCTGTCTCCGCTTGTACCGGCATGTTCGGGTCGGGTTCTTACCCGGGTTACGCGGGTCTAGTGCTGGTTGACAAAACTACCGGGTCTAGTTACAACGCTCGTGGACTCGCCGGGAGGAAATATCTCTTGCCGGCGATGTGGGATCCACAGACCTCAACTTGCAAGACTCTGGTTTGATCCAAGGGACGTGAGTATGACACGTGTCATGTTCTGGAAGAAATGAGGAGATCTAGATGACATCTATAGTCAAAACAAGTTGTAACTCGCGCTTGTATAATATATGCTTTCGGGTTTGGACTGTGGATAAAAGAGTCTTTGCTTTTGTCGTTTTGTTATGACGTGTAAATTATGTTTCTTGAATGTCAAGATATATGAATAGTATAAAATAAAATGATTTTGTTTCTACTGCTTTTTTTAAAAAAGTTAATAATGCACTTATTTAACATAATGAACTATAATGATTGAAGCTTATAATACAAATTTTATACATTTAAAGGAATCTAGCTTTTATATTTATGGGGTAGTATAAGATAATCATAATTTTATGGATTTTTAATGTTAAAACCCCTCGGTTAAGTTTGTTTTGGGTAAAAACTCTCAAACTAAGTATTTAATGAAAAAACCCCTAGACTAAGTTATTTAATGAATTAAACCATAGCAGGTCATAATTACCATTTCTACCAGTAAATCTTTAATTTAGGGGTTTCTACATTAAGTAAACATAGTTGAAAGGTTTTACCACTAAATTTTTTTTTTTTTAAAAATCAAAATTTTATAATATTATTTAAAAATTAGTAACTTTTTTTGACAACATAAACGAGAACTAAGTAATTGGACCGCGCGATTCAGAAAGCCAAACCGAAAGTATTGAATCGACATATAACATAGCTGAAGGAGAACTCCTCGCACCACTTGCAAGCTTGTCCGCCATAGTATTTTATGCTCTTGGAATATGTCTGATCCGGAAGTTAGGGAAGAAAATATTTAGTTTAGGGGTTTCTACATTAAGTAAACATAGTTGAGGGGTTTTACCACTAAAAATATAAAAAAATCAATTTTATAATATTATCTAAAAATTAGTAACTTAAATTTTCAAAATTAGCATTTTTAATTTTTTTTGTAAATATATGAGTTTGATGTGTTTTAACATCAACATTATATATGTATAAATTAAAAATGTAAAAACCGAGAAAATATAACAAAAATTATATAAAGAATTGGTATTGGTAATTATGACCTGTTAGGGTTTACTTCATTAGATAAAATTAGTTTAGGGGCTTTTACGTTAAATACTTAGTTTGGGGGTTTTTACCCAAAACAGACATAATTGAGGGGTTTTAACGTTAAAAATCTTAATTTTATTGTTTATATTAAATTCGATGATAAAAGTAGATAACACTACAAAGAAAGATGAGTATAAAATATAAGTTGCTCTCGGTGATGCTGGGGCCAGAGAGACCAAATCGACTGCTTAATAAAATACTCGTTTCTTCCTACTTTTTTTCTTATGTCAGCCATGGTGTGCTTAAAATACTTCCTCGTAATTGTGTTTGCTATTACAGATCCCGCATTATTTGTATGACTATGATTAAAACTAAGTTAACAAAGGTCTGTAATAACACCAGAATTCATTGTGTCAGAGTTTCTGTGGAACAAAATTATTTATATTATGTGATGTAGTTTAGGATACGGAGAAATTGCGAAGTTCTTAAAAATTATATAAGAACAGAATTATATATGTTATAAAGGAAAAATAAATTATCAGAAAAGAAAGAGAGAAGGAAATGATCAGAAAACGAGGAAATAAAACCTCCTTTTTTTAACACTAGAGTTGCATTGTTTAGGATGCTAAACCTCTAACACGATGTTC
This genomic interval from Brassica oleracea var. oleracea cultivar TO1000 chromosome C2, BOL, whole genome shotgun sequence contains the following:
- the LOC106318868 gene encoding protein EXORDIUM-like 2, producing MAYNYRFAFFLTVLTALAGISSAALVKEQPLVLKYHNGALLKGNINVNLVWYGKFTPTQRSVIVDFIRSLNSKEAATSAAPSVASWWKTTEKYKGGASTLVVGKQLLLENYPLGKSLKNPNLRALSTKLNGGLRSITVVLTAKDVSVEGFCMNRCGSHGSSVSTSRRAANGAAYVWVGNAETMCPGYCAWPFHQPIYGPQGPPLVSPNGDVGVDGMIINLATLLANTVTNPFKNGYYQGPPTAPLEAVSACTGMFGSGSYPGYAGLVLVDKTTGSSYNARGLAGRKYLLPAMWDPQTSTCKTLV